Proteins encoded by one window of Dokdonella sp.:
- the pepQ gene encoding Xaa-Pro dipeptidase, whose amino-acid sequence MDTQHPDLHPLYADHLATLERRSEAALERGGFDHLVVPSGQLHYQFLDDRDYPFCVNPHFKHWLPVTKAPGSWLVYTPGQRPRLIYLQPHDYWHVVPEAPAGYWVEHFDITLIRTAEEARAHLPKNLVHCAVIGEANAAVDDFVPNNPQAVIDYLHYQRACKTPYELAMLRVANRIAVRGHRAAEAAFRAGESEFGIHVAYVQATRQTDNELPYTNIIGLNEHAAVLHYMHLDHAPPARPLSFLIDAGASFHGYAADITRTYAHDRNDEFQVLVEAVDAAQRNLCARVRAGQDYRDLHVQAHLALAGILRDNGFIRLSPEAAVETGISSVFFPHGLGHGIGLQVHDVAGFAADDRGGTIARPDGHPYLRLTRRLEPGMVVTIEPGLYFIDMLLATLKDKPAARDIDWVKVDRFRRYGGIRIEDDVACTDGEPENLTRGAFAAPSPQLA is encoded by the coding sequence ATGGACACCCAGCACCCTGACCTGCATCCGCTGTACGCCGACCACCTCGCCACGCTGGAGCGGCGCAGCGAGGCCGCGCTCGAGCGCGGCGGCTTCGATCATCTCGTCGTGCCGAGCGGCCAACTGCACTACCAGTTCCTCGACGACCGCGACTATCCGTTCTGCGTCAACCCGCATTTCAAACACTGGCTGCCGGTGACCAAGGCGCCGGGCTCGTGGCTGGTGTACACGCCGGGCCAGCGCCCCAGACTCATCTACCTGCAGCCGCACGACTACTGGCATGTGGTGCCCGAGGCACCCGCCGGCTACTGGGTCGAGCATTTCGACATCACGCTGATCCGCACGGCCGAGGAGGCGCGTGCACACCTGCCGAAGAACCTGGTGCACTGCGCGGTCATCGGTGAGGCCAATGCCGCGGTCGACGACTTCGTGCCGAACAATCCGCAGGCCGTCATCGACTACCTTCACTACCAGCGGGCCTGCAAGACGCCATACGAACTGGCGATGCTGCGCGTGGCGAACCGCATCGCCGTGCGCGGCCACCGCGCCGCCGAAGCCGCGTTCCGGGCCGGCGAATCGGAGTTCGGCATCCACGTCGCCTATGTGCAGGCGACCCGCCAGACCGACAACGAGCTGCCGTACACGAACATCATTGGCCTCAACGAGCACGCCGCGGTGTTGCACTACATGCACCTCGACCACGCTCCGCCGGCACGACCGCTGTCGTTCCTGATCGACGCCGGCGCCTCGTTCCACGGCTATGCCGCCGACATCACGCGCACCTACGCACACGACCGCAACGACGAGTTCCAGGTTCTCGTCGAAGCGGTCGACGCCGCCCAGCGGAACTTGTGCGCGAGGGTGCGCGCGGGCCAGGACTACCGTGACCTGCACGTGCAGGCGCATCTCGCCCTCGCCGGCATCCTGCGCGACAACGGATTCATCCGCCTGTCGCCGGAGGCGGCAGTCGAAACCGGGATCTCGTCGGTGTTTTTCCCGCACGGCCTTGGTCACGGCATCGGCTTGCAAGTGCACGACGTCGCCGGCTTCGCCGCCGACGATCGCGGTGGCACGATCGCCAGACCTGACGGACATCCCTACCTGCGCCTCACGCGCAGGCTCGAGCCGGGCATGGTGGTGACGATCGAACCTGGCCTGTACTTCATCGACATGCTGCTGGCGACGCTGAAGGACAAGCCGGCCGCGCGCGACATCGACTGGGTCAAGGTCGACAGGTTCCGCCGCTACGGCGGTATCCGCATCGAGGACGACGTCGCCTGCACCGATGGCGAACCGGAAAACCTGACGCGCGGAGCGTTCGCTGCGCCGTCACCGCAATTGGCCTGA
- a CDS encoding serine hydrolase domain-containing protein — MLRILAIALLTLAGTTGLAATPLPDTPAGKAAGEWIAAVNSGDRALLQAFRERYERKAPIEGLLELRENTGGFDVVRIERSEPQSISLLVAEREGDGLARLDASLEPGKPASLKLGVELIDRPADLAIPRLDAEGAARALDMRIDALAAADRFSGRVLVVRDGETAFERNVGLADRAAGTPVVADTRFRIGSMNKMFTAVAILQFVDAGKLNLDTRVGEVLTDYPNRDVADKVRIRHLLTHTGGTGDIFGPEFDDHRLELKTHADYLRLYGKRGLDFDPGSQQRYSNYGFVLLGAVIEKLSGTSYYEHVKAKVFIPAGMRDTASPTETEVEPRRAKGYMRQGEAWVSNADTLPWRGTAAGGGLSTSGDLARFAAALMDGRLLSKRLFEQATMAQAPEGGYGFGFGVAGNGPLRRFGHGGGAPGMNGELIVVPRAGTIIVALSNLDPPVASQLASYYANRMPIER; from the coding sequence ATGCTGCGCATTCTCGCCATTGCCCTGCTCACGCTCGCCGGCACCACCGGCCTCGCCGCGACACCGCTGCCGGACACGCCGGCCGGGAAGGCCGCCGGCGAATGGATCGCAGCGGTCAATTCCGGCGATCGCGCGCTCTTGCAGGCGTTCAGGGAGCGCTATGAACGCAAGGCACCGATCGAGGGCCTGCTCGAACTGCGCGAGAACACCGGCGGCTTCGACGTCGTACGCATCGAGCGCAGCGAACCGCAATCGATCAGCCTGCTCGTAGCCGAGCGCGAGGGCGATGGCCTTGCACGCCTCGATGCCAGCCTCGAACCCGGCAAGCCGGCCAGCCTGAAACTCGGCGTCGAACTGATCGATCGCCCGGCCGACCTGGCCATCCCGCGTCTCGATGCCGAGGGCGCGGCCAGGGCGCTCGACATGCGCATCGATGCACTCGCCGCGGCCGACCGCTTCAGTGGTCGCGTGCTCGTCGTGCGCGACGGCGAAACCGCTTTCGAACGCAACGTCGGCCTCGCCGATCGCGCAGCCGGCACGCCGGTGGTCGCGGACACCCGGTTCCGCATCGGCTCGATGAACAAGATGTTCACCGCGGTGGCGATCCTGCAGTTCGTCGATGCCGGCAAGCTCAACCTGGACACTCGTGTCGGCGAAGTGCTGACCGACTACCCGAACCGCGATGTCGCCGACAAGGTACGCATCCGCCACCTGCTCACCCATACAGGTGGCACCGGTGACATCTTCGGCCCCGAGTTCGACGACCACCGCCTCGAGCTGAAGACCCATGCCGATTACCTGCGCCTGTACGGCAAGCGTGGGCTCGATTTCGATCCGGGCTCGCAACAACGCTATTCGAACTACGGCTTCGTCCTGCTCGGCGCGGTCATCGAGAAGCTGTCGGGCACCAGTTACTACGAACACGTGAAGGCGAAAGTGTTCATCCCCGCCGGCATGCGCGACACCGCCTCACCGACCGAAACCGAAGTCGAGCCGCGTCGCGCCAAGGGCTACATGCGCCAAGGCGAAGCCTGGGTGTCGAACGCCGATACCCTGCCCTGGCGCGGTACGGCTGCCGGCGGCGGCCTGTCGACGAGCGGCGACCTCGCGCGCTTCGCCGCCGCACTCATGGACGGCCGCCTGCTGTCGAAGCGCCTGTTCGAACAGGCGACGATGGCGCAGGCACCGGAAGGCGGCTACGGCTTCGGTTTCGGCGTTGCCGGCAACGGACCGCTGCGCCGCTTCGGCCACGGCGGTGGCGCGCCGGGCATGAACGGCGAACTGATCGTCGTCCCAAGAGCCGGCACGATCATCGTCGCGTTGTCGAACCTCGACCCGCCGGTGGCCAGCCAACTCGCCAGCTACTACGCCAACCGCATGCCGATCGAGCGTTGA